The window GATCCGGAATACACGGTCATCGGCCGGGTCGCGAGAAGAATTTGGGCGGTTGCGATGAAAGAGCGTTACGGCGCTAACGAAAGAAGTCAGAAGCTGAAATATCACATTCAAACGTCCGGGCGTTCGCTGCATGCGCAGGAAATGGACTTCAACGACATTCGGACGACACTGCAGGCGCTGCTTGCGATTTATGACAACTGTAACTCGCTCCATACGAACGCCTACGACGAAGCGATCACAACGCCGACGGAAGAGTCGGTGCGGCGCGCAAGCGCGATCCAGCTTATCATCACGAAAGAGCTCGGTTTGGCGAAAAACGAAAATCCGCATCAAGGATCGTTCATCGTCGAAGAATTGACCGACCTCGTAGAAGAAGCGGTGCTGGCGGAATTTGAACGGATCAATCAGCGCGGCGGTGTGCTTGGTGCGATGGAAGTGCAATACCAACGCGGTAAAATTCAAGAGGAATCGTTGTTCTACGAAATGAAGAAGCATAACGGCGATTTGCCGATCATCGGCGTGAATTCGTTCATCAATCCGAACCCGCCGGAAGAGGAAGAAGAAGTGCAGCTCACGCGGGCGACGAAAGAGGAGAAAGACGGCCAAATCCGGAATTTGCGAAAGTTCCAGGACGCTCGCAAAGACCGCACGCAAGAGGTGCTCGACCGTTTGAAGCGGACAGCTCTTGAAAACGGCAATATTTTCGCGGAATTGATGGAA is drawn from Bacillales bacterium and contains these coding sequences:
- a CDS encoding methylmalonyl-CoA mutase family protein: DPEYTVIGRVARRIWAVAMKERYGANERSQKLKYHIQTSGRSLHAQEMDFNDIRTTLQALLAIYDNCNSLHTNAYDEAITTPTEESVRRASAIQLIITKELGLAKNENPHQGSFIVEELTDLVEEAVLAEFERINQRGGVLGAMEVQYQRGKIQEESLFYEMKKHNGDLPIIGVNSFINPNPPEEEEEVQLTRATKEEKDGQIRNLRKFQDARKDRTQEVLDRLKRTALENGNIFAELMETVKYASLGQITNALYEVGGKYRRNM